A part of Vulpes lagopus strain Blue_001 chromosome 4, ASM1834538v1, whole genome shotgun sequence genomic DNA contains:
- the LOC121488855 gene encoding LOW QUALITY PROTEIN: epididymis-specific alpha-mannosidase-like (The sequence of the model RefSeq protein was modified relative to this genomic sequence to represent the inferred CDS: substituted 1 base at 1 genomic stop codon) encodes MAAGPTDSCEGSPIRLDPTHPSSLLQDSAQCVFGPFVQNYYPMAQSAFTEDGRSRLVLLSKQAHGVSSQENGQVEVMLHRRLWNNFDWALDYDLTLNDTSTVYPVLWLLLGPQSLTTSLRQRCGLGLQHPPVVLLRELNESAQIVPGPLRQQEAVTLPPSLHLQILSIPGWNYSSNHTEHLQDLQKCHGGKAKAELCHVLLWLHHLFEEGKDPVLSQPVRVNLQAVLQXLGSVGVVEERSLTGTWDVNTLHRWSWRTQEPPHHRGSSRSHSTPLQGTKVTMYLKKIRTLFIHFHSSWKQT; translated from the exons ATGGCAGCGGGACCCACTGACAGCTGCGAAGG CTCCCCTATCAGGCTGGACCCCACACACCCCTCCTCACTCCTGCAGGACAGTGCACAGTGCGTCTTTGGGCCCTTTGTACAG AATTACTACCCCATGGCTCAGTCCGCCTTCACTGAGGACGGCAGAAGCAGGCTGGTGCTGCTGTCCAAGCAGGCACACGGCGTGTCCAGCCAAGAGAATGGGCAGGTGGAG GTCATGCTCCATCGCCGGCTTTGGAACAATTTTGATTGGGCTCTGGATTATGATCTCACCCTGAATGACACCTCCACGGTCTACCCTGTACTCTGGCTCCTGCTGGGACCCCAGTCTCTCACCACCAGCCTGCGTCAGAGGTGTGGGCTAGGGCTGCAGCACCCACCCGTAGTGCTATTAAGAGAGCTGAATG AGTCTGCCCAGATTGTTCCAGGCCCCCTGAGGCAGCAAGAAGCCGTGACCCTGCCCCCAAGTCTGCACCTGCAGATCCTGAGCATCCCGGGCTGGAACTACAGCTCCAACCACACGGAGCACCTGCAGGATCTCCAGAAAT GCCATGGAGGGAAAGCCAAGGCTGAGCTTTGCCATGTCCTGCTGTGGCTCCACCACCTGTTTGAGGAAGGCAAGGACCCGGTCCTGTCTCAGCCAGTGAGGGTCAATCTGCAG GCCGTGCTACAGTAGCTGGGGTCcgtgggggtggtggaggagcGCTCACTGACAGGGACCTGGGATGTGAACACACTACACCGCTGGAGCTGGAGGACACAAGAGCCTCCCCACCACAGAG GCAGCTCCAGATCTCACTCAACACCCCTGCAAGGCACCAAGGTCACCATGTACCTGAAGAAAATCCGGACATTATTCATCCACTTTCATAGCA GCTGGAAGCAGACATAG